From the genome of Delphinus delphis chromosome 8, mDelDel1.2, whole genome shotgun sequence, one region includes:
- the LOC132429070 gene encoding folate receptor beta produces MPWKLTPLLLFLAWMAYQCSAQPRTDLLNVCMDAKHHKVKPGPEDKLHDQCIPWKKNACCSAKVSQELHRDTSSLYNFNWEHCGKMKPACKRHFIQDNCLYECSPNLGPWIQEVNQSWRKERFLNVPLCKEDCQSWWEDCRTSYTCKADWHKGWNWTSGSNKCPTGTTCGTFEFYFPTPAALCEGLWSNSYKLSNYSRGSGRCIQMWFDPAQGNPNEEVARFYALAMSAGAMPQGIRPLLLCLALILPLWLHE; encoded by the exons ATGCCCTGGAAATTAACACCCCTTCTGCTGTTTCTGGCCTGGATGGCCTACCAGTGCAGTGCCCAGCCCAGGACAGACCTGCTCAACGTCTGCATGGATGCCAAGCACCACAAGGTAAAGCCAGGCCCTGAGGACAAGCTACATGACCAG tGCATCCCCTGGAAGAAGAATGCCTGCTGCTCTGCCAAAGTCAGCCAGGAGCTGCACAGGGACACCTCCTCCCTGTATAACTTTAACTGGGAGCACTGTGGCAAGATGAAGCCCGCCTGCAAGCGCCACTTCATTCAGGACAACTGCCTCTACGAGTGCTCACCTAACCTGGGGCCCTGGATCCAGGAG GTGAACCAGAGCTGGCGCAAAGAACGGTTCCTGAACGTGCCCCTGTGCAAAGAGGACTGTCAGAGCTGGTGGGAAGACTGCCGCACCTCCTACACCTGCAAGGCCGACTGGCACAAAGGCTGGAACTGGACCTCAG GATCTAACAAGTGCCCAACTGGGACCACCTGTGGCACATTTGAGTTCTACTTCCCCACGCCAGCAGCCCTGTGTGAGGGCCTCTGGAGTAACTCCTACAAGCTCAGCAACTACAGCCGGGGCAGTGGCCGCTGCATCCAGATGTGGTTCGACCCCGCCCAGGGCAACCCCAACGAGGAGGTGGCGAGGTTCTATGCCTTGGCCATGAGTGCTGGGGCCATGCCCCAGGGGATTAGACCTCTCCTGCTCTGCCTGGCCCTGATTTTGCCACTCTGGCTCCATGAATGA